From the Carya illinoinensis cultivar Pawnee chromosome 4, C.illinoinensisPawnee_v1, whole genome shotgun sequence genome, one window contains:
- the LOC122308281 gene encoding proline-rich receptor-like protein kinase PERK1 isoform X2, which translates to MSQSPTTSPPSPTTPSASPPATPTAPPPATPSAPPTSTPSPPPPSTVSSPPPTSSPSPPSSSTPPSATGSPPPPSSTRSPPPPSSSGNTPSVGSPPPPPSKSSSPQASSPSGMSTGVVVGIAIGGVLVLAVLSILCLCCTKKKRKRRDEEDYYPPPPPKGGPYGGPPQQWQHNAPAPAVQVVGAFPNPSPPPAVASRPPHSPTPTTPQAPQPPPPFQSSSGGSGSNYSGSENPLPPPHPGMVLGFSKSTFTYDELAMATDGFADANLLGQGGFGYVHRGVLPNGKEVAIKQLKAGSGQGEREFQAEVEIISRVHHKHLVSLVGYCITGSQRLLVYEFVPNNTLEFHLHGKGRPTMDWSTRHKIALGSAKGLAYLHEDCHPKIIHRDIKAANILIDFKFEAKVADFGLAKVSSDTNTHVSTRVMGTFGYMAPEYASSGKLTDKSDVFSYGIMLLELITGRRPVDTTHSYMEDSLVDWARPLLTRALEERERSLIFVFTFFPVPFKLLGAGECNYRTQFLNLQRHIQKKLNFY; encoded by the exons ATGTCTCAGTCTCCAACCACCTCTCCGCCTTCGCCCACCACTCCTTCTGCTTCGCCTCCCGCAACTCCCACCGCGCCACCTCCAGCAACTCCCTCTGCGCCCCCAACTTCCACGCCGTCTCCTCCACCACCGTCCACGGTCTCTTCCCCGCCACCTACCTCTTCTCCTTCACCTCCGTCGTCATCTACGCCACCGAGCGCCACTGGGTCCCCGCCGCCACCCTCCTCGACGAGAAGCCCGCCTCCTCCGTCGAGTTCTGGCAACACCCCGTCCGTTGGGAGCCCGCCTCCGCCGCCTTCTAAATCTTCGTCTCCTCAGGCGTCATCGCCGAGTGGTATGTCTACTGGGGTCGTGGTCGGCATAGCGATCGGTGGCGTGTTGGTTCTGGCAGTGCTGAGTATATTGTGCTTGTGTTGCaccaagaagaagaggaagcgcCGTGATGAGGAGGACTACTATCCGCCTCCACCTCCCAAAG GTGGCCCATACGGTGGTCCACCACAACAATGGCAACACAATGCTCCGGCACCTGCGGTTCAAGTTGTTGGAGCTTTTCCAAACCCCTCTCCTCCACCAGCAGTTGCATCACGACCACCGCACTCACCAACTCCTACAACACCACAGGCCCCACAGCCACCACCTCCTTTCCAGAGCAGCAGTGGAGGTTCCGGTTCCAATTATTCAGGGTCAGAAAATCCACTGCCACCACCTCATCCAGGAATGGTCTTAGGTTTCTCAAAGAGCACTTTTACGTATGATGAATTAGCTATGGCAACGGATGGCTTTGCAGATGCCAACCTCCTTGGACAAGGTGGATTTGGATATGTGCATAGGGGAGTCCTCCCAAATGGGAAGGAAGTAGCTATCAAGCAGTTGAAAGCTGGAAGTGGGCAGGGGGAGCGCGAGTTTCAGGCAGAGGTTGAGATTATTAGCCGAGTACATCACAAACATCTTGTTTCTTTGGTTGGGTACTGTATCACTGGTTCCCAGAGACTACTGGTTTATGAGTTTGTTCCAAACAATACTTTAGAGTTCCACTTACATG GGAAGGGGCGACCGACAATGGATTGGTCCACCAGACATAAAATTGCTTTAGGATCTGCAAAAGGACTGGCATATCTTCATGAGGATT GTCATCCTAAGATCATTCATCGTGACATCAAAGCTGCTAATATACTTATAGATTTCAAGTTTGAAGCAAAG GTTGCAGATTTTGGACTCGCAAAGGTTTCTTCTGATACCAATACTCACGTCTCCACTCGGGTGATGGGAACTTTTGG TTATATGGCTCCCGAATATGCTTCAAGCGGGAAACTCACAGACAAATCAGATGTTTTCTCCTATGGGATCATGCTTCTGGAGTTGATCACTGGACGCCGACCTGTTGACACGACCCATTCTTACATGGAGGATAGTTTGGTAGACTGG GCAAGGCCTTTGCTCACACGAGctctggaagagagagagaggagtcttATATTTGTATTTACATTTTTCCCGGTTCCTTTTAAGTTGTTGGGGGCAGGGGAATGTAATTACCGAACCCAGTTTTTAAATCTGCAAcgtcatatacaaaaaaaactaaacttCTATTGA
- the LOC122308281 gene encoding proline-rich receptor-like protein kinase PERK1 isoform X1 encodes MSQSPTTSPPSPTTPSASPPATPTAPPPATPSAPPTSTPSPPPPSTVSSPPPTSSPSPPSSSTPPSATGSPPPPSSTRSPPPPSSSGNTPSVGSPPPPPSKSSSPQASSPSGMSTGVVVGIAIGGVLVLAVLSILCLCCTKKKRKRRDEEDYYPPPPPKGGPYGGPPQQWQHNAPAPAVQVVGAFPNPSPPPAVASRPPHSPTPTTPQAPQPPPPFQSSSGGSGSNYSGSENPLPPPHPGMVLGFSKSTFTYDELAMATDGFADANLLGQGGFGYVHRGVLPNGKEVAIKQLKAGSGQGEREFQAEVEIISRVHHKHLVSLVGYCITGSQRLLVYEFVPNNTLEFHLHGKGRPTMDWSTRHKIALGSAKGLAYLHEDCHPKIIHRDIKAANILIDFKFEAKVADFGLAKVSSDTNTHVSTRVMGTFGYMAPEYASSGKLTDKSDVFSYGIMLLELITGRRPVDTTHSYMEDSLVDWARPLLTRALEERNFDALIDPRLQNDFDSNEMTSMVACAAACVRHSARRRPRMSQIVRALEGDASLSDLNEGIRPGHSTLYNSHGSSDYDTSQYNEDMKKFRKMALGSQEYGASTEYSGPTSEYGLYPSGSSSEGQNTREMEMRKMKKSSQGFSGSS; translated from the exons ATGTCTCAGTCTCCAACCACCTCTCCGCCTTCGCCCACCACTCCTTCTGCTTCGCCTCCCGCAACTCCCACCGCGCCACCTCCAGCAACTCCCTCTGCGCCCCCAACTTCCACGCCGTCTCCTCCACCACCGTCCACGGTCTCTTCCCCGCCACCTACCTCTTCTCCTTCACCTCCGTCGTCATCTACGCCACCGAGCGCCACTGGGTCCCCGCCGCCACCCTCCTCGACGAGAAGCCCGCCTCCTCCGTCGAGTTCTGGCAACACCCCGTCCGTTGGGAGCCCGCCTCCGCCGCCTTCTAAATCTTCGTCTCCTCAGGCGTCATCGCCGAGTGGTATGTCTACTGGGGTCGTGGTCGGCATAGCGATCGGTGGCGTGTTGGTTCTGGCAGTGCTGAGTATATTGTGCTTGTGTTGCaccaagaagaagaggaagcgcCGTGATGAGGAGGACTACTATCCGCCTCCACCTCCCAAAG GTGGCCCATACGGTGGTCCACCACAACAATGGCAACACAATGCTCCGGCACCTGCGGTTCAAGTTGTTGGAGCTTTTCCAAACCCCTCTCCTCCACCAGCAGTTGCATCACGACCACCGCACTCACCAACTCCTACAACACCACAGGCCCCACAGCCACCACCTCCTTTCCAGAGCAGCAGTGGAGGTTCCGGTTCCAATTATTCAGGGTCAGAAAATCCACTGCCACCACCTCATCCAGGAATGGTCTTAGGTTTCTCAAAGAGCACTTTTACGTATGATGAATTAGCTATGGCAACGGATGGCTTTGCAGATGCCAACCTCCTTGGACAAGGTGGATTTGGATATGTGCATAGGGGAGTCCTCCCAAATGGGAAGGAAGTAGCTATCAAGCAGTTGAAAGCTGGAAGTGGGCAGGGGGAGCGCGAGTTTCAGGCAGAGGTTGAGATTATTAGCCGAGTACATCACAAACATCTTGTTTCTTTGGTTGGGTACTGTATCACTGGTTCCCAGAGACTACTGGTTTATGAGTTTGTTCCAAACAATACTTTAGAGTTCCACTTACATG GGAAGGGGCGACCGACAATGGATTGGTCCACCAGACATAAAATTGCTTTAGGATCTGCAAAAGGACTGGCATATCTTCATGAGGATT GTCATCCTAAGATCATTCATCGTGACATCAAAGCTGCTAATATACTTATAGATTTCAAGTTTGAAGCAAAG GTTGCAGATTTTGGACTCGCAAAGGTTTCTTCTGATACCAATACTCACGTCTCCACTCGGGTGATGGGAACTTTTGG TTATATGGCTCCCGAATATGCTTCAAGCGGGAAACTCACAGACAAATCAGATGTTTTCTCCTATGGGATCATGCTTCTGGAGTTGATCACTGGACGCCGACCTGTTGACACGACCCATTCTTACATGGAGGATAGTTTGGTAGACTGG GCAAGGCCTTTGCTTACACGAGCTCTggaagaaagaaactttgatgcACTTATTGATCCAAGGCtgcaaaatgattttgactCCAATGAGATGACCAGCATGGTTGCTTGTGCGGCAGCTTGTGTGCGACATTCAGCACGGCGTCGGCCACGAATGAGCCAG ATTGTTCGTGCTTTGGAAGGGGATGCATCTCTATCAGATCTTAATGAAGGAATCAGACCTGGACACAGCACTCTATACAATTCTCATGGAAGCTCAGACTATGACACCAGCCAATACAATGAGGACAtgaaaaaattcaggaagatggCATTGGGAAGCCAGGAGTACGGTGCCAGTACCGAATACAGTGGACCAACTAGTGAGTATGGTTTGTACCCATCTGGCTCAAGCAGCGAAGGGCAAAACACCCGAGAAATGGAGatgagaaagatgaagaaaagcAGCCAAGGTTTCAGTGGAAGCTCTTGA